In one Lycium barbarum isolate Lr01 chromosome 7, ASM1917538v2, whole genome shotgun sequence genomic region, the following are encoded:
- the LOC132604432 gene encoding uncharacterized protein LOC132604432 isoform X2, with translation MEEASIQSDIQNKEDIMIKAKCVELYGLYSIYGLSTIACPIAKASAEHNWNIQGLHSGYESEDVKVDQAAMVLFCIKYRLSFNQAEVCQRWIFHRFGD, from the exons ATGGAG GAAGCATCTATCCAATCAGATATTCAAAACAAAGAAGACATAATGATCAAAGCGAAGTGCGTGGAGCTAT ATGGGCTATATTCCATTTATGGTCTAAGTACCATTGCTTGTCCTATTGCAAAG GCGTCTGCTGAGCATAACTGGAACATACAAGGACTACATTCGGGCTACGAGAGTGAAGATGTAAAGGTGGATCAAGCAGCAATGGTTTTGTTTTGCATCAAGTACAG ATTGTCATTTAACCAAGCTGAAGTATGTCAGAGATGGATTTTTCATCGATTTGGCGATTAG
- the LOC132604432 gene encoding uncharacterized protein LOC132604432 isoform X3: MEEASIQSDIQNKEDIMIKAKCVELYGLYSIYGLSTIACPIAKASAEHNWNIQGLHSGYESEDVKVDQAAMVLFCIKYRLSFNQAELSFYIFNVME; this comes from the exons ATGGAG GAAGCATCTATCCAATCAGATATTCAAAACAAAGAAGACATAATGATCAAAGCGAAGTGCGTGGAGCTAT ATGGGCTATATTCCATTTATGGTCTAAGTACCATTGCTTGTCCTATTGCAAAG GCGTCTGCTGAGCATAACTGGAACATACAAGGACTACATTCGGGCTACGAGAGTGAAGATGTAAAGGTGGATCAAGCAGCAATGGTTTTGTTTTGCATCAAGTACAG ATTGTCATTTAACCAAGCTGAA CTTTCATTTTATATCTTTAATGTGATGGAATGA
- the LOC132604432 gene encoding uncharacterized protein LOC132604432 isoform X4 gives MEEASIQSDIQNKEDIMIKAKCVELYGLYSIYGLSTIACPIAKASAEHNWNIQGLHSGYESEDVKVDQAAMVLFCIKYSFHFISLM, from the exons ATGGAG GAAGCATCTATCCAATCAGATATTCAAAACAAAGAAGACATAATGATCAAAGCGAAGTGCGTGGAGCTAT ATGGGCTATATTCCATTTATGGTCTAAGTACCATTGCTTGTCCTATTGCAAAG GCGTCTGCTGAGCATAACTGGAACATACAAGGACTACATTCGGGCTACGAGAGTGAAGATGTAAAGGTGGATCAAGCAGCAATGGTTTTGTTTTGCATCAAGTACAG CTTTCATTTTATATCTTTAATGTGA